Genomic DNA from Gemmatimonadota bacterium:
CTGCTCGGAGGGACCTACTACGCGGATCTGGATGTATCGTCGCCTGCTGCGGTCGAATCCCCGCGAACCGTCCGGGTGGTGCTCACCGTCGAAGGCCCCTGGATCTACTTCGCCTTCCCCGGAACGGCCTATCACATCGCACGGGGCGAGCGAGAAGGCCCGGGGTGGTTCCCGGTCTACAACGGTGGTGGTGGCATACTCAGCGGCCTCCAGGTCCGCGTGGAGGCCAACGGGCCGCCCGGGTTCATTTCCGTTGGGTTCAACGGTCCTCCGGTGGCCCCCGTGAGCGTGGGAGTCTCGCGGAGTGGAGTGGGCATCCCTGTCGGGTTGTACACAGCGGACGTCATCGTCTCCTCCACGCTTCCCAACGTGCGGCCGGATACGATGCACTTCATCGTCAGTGTTGTCCCCGAGCCCGTGATCGTTCTCGACCCCTCGCCCGCGACCCTGACGGCGGCTGTCGGTGGATCTGCAAGCCTGATGCTTGCTGTCTCCAACGGCGGTGGCGGCCTTCTTCACACCTTGGCCGCATCCATCTCCTATCCCTCGGGGCCGACGGGTTGGCTGAGCGCCAAGGTGAACTCGAATTGGGGGATCGAGCTCCTCGCCAATGCGGCGTCCCTCGGCCCGGGCACCTATGCGGCCACCCTCCACGTGACGTCGCCGCAGCCGCTCGTCCTCCCCGTGGACGTACAGGTCACGTTGGTGGTGAACTGACGATCCCTCCGGGCCCATCCTCGTTGGGAGGTGTCCTTTCGGAGAGTCGCCCTGGCCTGCATCCTGTGGGGGCCACTCCGACCTCGACAGGAGATCTCCATGCCTGGTCAACCGCTCATTCGGACGGCGCGTGCCTCGTTGCCCGTGGCCGGACTCACAGTCCTGGGCGCGTGCGGCGGAGGCGGCATCCCCGGCGCCGCCACCATCACCCAGGACGCGCTGTCCCAAGACCTGCACGCGCTCGCCCACGATTCCATGCAGGGTCGGCTGGCCGGTACGCAGGACGTGGCGCGCGCAGCCGATTGGGTGGCGCAGCGCTTCGCGGCGCTCGGTCTCCAACCCGCGGGCGACGACGGCTCCTTCTTCCAGCCCTTCGACATGACCTGGTTCAGCCTGGGGTCGGACAACACGCTGTCCGTCCGCAGCGGTCCGGCGCTGCCTGTGGGGGAGGGGTGGACACCGATGGGCATCAGCGCCAGTGGCACCGCAACCGGTGAGGTAGCCTTCGCGGGTTTCGGCATCGTGGAGCCGCAGCTCGGGTTCGACGACTACCAGAGCGCAGACGTGACGGGCAAGATCGTCCTGATCCTGGAGCGCGAGCCCGGTGTCGAAAATGCCGAAAGCCCCTTCGACGGCGTCGTGACCTCGGAGGCTTCGCGCGACTGGCGGAAGGTACGGAGCGCCCAGGAGCGGGGCGCCATCGGCGTTCTGTTCGTGCGGGATATCCAGGCACGGGAGGACATGGACAACTGGCCTGCCTACCACGCTGCCATGTGGCCGGCGGATCGGCGCAGAGTCGAGCGCTACGTCCTGTCCGCCTGGGCCCAAGGCGTCACGGTGCCGGTGGCACAGATTTCGGCGAATCTGGCACAGGGGTTGGTGCAGTCCTCCGGGCGCTCCCTGGCGGAGCTGGCACAAGCCGCCGAAGGCGCGACCAATGGGCTCGGCGTGGTTGCGCTTCCGGGTGCACGTGTCTCGCTGACCACCAGTGTGGAGCGGCACACGACGCCGGGGCGGAACATCCTGGCGATGGTGGAGGGGTCGGATCCCTCGCTGGCCACCGACGTGGTCATCGTGGGTGCCCATCACGATCACGACGGGGTGAGCGACGGGGAGATCTTCAACGGAGCGGACGACGATGGCTCCGGCACCGTCGGTGTGATGGCGGTGGCGGCTGCCTACGCCGACGCGCTGGCCCGTGGAGAGCGCCCGCGCCGCTCGGTGCTATTCGCGGTCTGGGACGCCGAAGAACGTGGACTCCTCGGAGCGTGGTACCACACGCTGCATCCGCGCTTTCCGCTCGCAGGCACCGTGGCCAACCTCAACATGGACATGATCGGTCGCAACGAAGAGGTCCCGCCGGAGGGCGGCCGGCGCTTCACGGGGCTCGACCCACAGACTGCCGAGTCCAACGCCAATGCCATCAACATCCTCGGCTACACCCGTTCGCCGGATCTGGCAGCCGCCATCGAGGCTGCCAACGTCGAGACCCAGCTCACGTTGCGGTTCCGCTACGACAACAACGAATCCAACCTGCTACGGCGGAGCGACCACTGGCCCTTCTTGCAGAACGGAGTGCCGGGCGTGTGGTTCCACACGGGACTGCATCCGGACTATCACACACCCCTGGACGATGCAGACCGCATCAACTACGAGAAGATGACGAAGATCGTGCACCTCGTGCAT
This window encodes:
- a CDS encoding M28 family peptidase translates to MPGQPLIRTARASLPVAGLTVLGACGGGGIPGAATITQDALSQDLHALAHDSMQGRLAGTQDVARAADWVAQRFAALGLQPAGDDGSFFQPFDMTWFSLGSDNTLSVRSGPALPVGEGWTPMGISASGTATGEVAFAGFGIVEPQLGFDDYQSADVTGKIVLILEREPGVENAESPFDGVVTSEASRDWRKVRSAQERGAIGVLFVRDIQAREDMDNWPAYHAAMWPADRRRVERYVLSAWAQGVTVPVAQISANLAQGLVQSSGRSLAELAQAAEGATNGLGVVALPGARVSLTTSVERHTTPGRNILAMVEGSDPSLATDVVIVGAHHDHDGVSDGEIFNGADDDGSGTVGVMAVAAAYADALARGERPRRSVLFAVWDAEERGLLGAWYHTLHPRFPLAGTVANLNMDMIGRNEEVPPEGGRRFTGLDPQTAESNANAINILGYTRSPDLAAAIEAANVETQLTLRFRYDNNESNLLRRSDHWPFLQNGVPGVWFHTGLHPDYHTPLDDADRINYEKMTKIVHLVHRTSWELANSDVRLGFEGMRSRARS